Below is a window of Trichosurus vulpecula isolate mTriVul1 chromosome 4, mTriVul1.pri, whole genome shotgun sequence DNA.
AAATAAGAGTTTAAATACATTACATAacatttaaactaaaaaaaaaaaaaggaaaaaagaaaaaaccaaaaccaaaccagtCTGTTACTTCACATGGCAATGGGCAGCTGTTGCTAGTAAATTGCAAGCTCCGCAGTTACTACATCGACTGTTTTGATACATTAGTTCAAAATTTGTTCCCTTGTCAAAAGTTTAATTCAGGTAAAGCTGGCCTCACAGTATGGTGTTTTTCTCCACTTGTGCATCCCCCAGAGGTAGGGCACAATTATGACTAAAAAGTCTGGTCAGACAACATTGGACCTTGGTGTGATGTAAGAAAATGTCCTGTCATTGCCCCCAAATGAAACTCTTCCCTGGTCAGGTGGTGCAAGTCACCAGGGGAATCCCTGTTCTGCTACCAAAGGCTAACTCTTTGTCTTGGTGTAATAACTGGACTGGGTGGTAGTGGCCTTAACTTACTCTTCTGAGCATCAAGGGCAGCTCAGGGAGTAGTAATATTCTCTTAAATGGACAGAGAGCAGCAAGGAGCCTCTGGACAGACATGGTCTCAGATGCTACTAGGGCtttggacttgactgaaacaTCAGATTATTTGTGTTTCAGGCTGGACACCGCCAGGCTTTACCTCTGTTTAAATGAGGGACTGCAAGACTAGACAGCATGGCTCTTTTCAGTTTATTACATGAATGAGTTACACTAGTCCAAGTTAAACAGCGGACCCCAAATGGTTACATTATACAAGCTGTGAGGTTTTTAAACTTGTGACAAGGGACAGAAGGGAATTTTTCTACTCATTGCAAGGAAATCCTCACTTAAGCTTCAGTGAGCCACAAGCACTTAAAACCCATGAACCTTCAGCTGGTCGTCCTTAGCCAGTccaatctggaaaaaaaaaataagtttttaggGCAAAAATATCCTCATTACAAGATCTTTctttcatatacattatatattcaCTTGTCACTACATAGAACCCCCCCCAAAACACATGGAACATCAGCACTAATTTTAACAGAATGGTGACAATGACTGAGCCATAATTTAATTTCCATCTAAGTTTTGAACTCGTCACAACTTGTTTTCCGAGTTCAAATATATCTTTTCCCGCCACTTTATTTAGGTACACTAACACTGGCAGGGTCTATGGGATAGAAGAAAAGTGGAATTAAAACTTCCcatcattaaaacaattttgagatttGAAGCACAGAATGATAAAATCAATGCTTGGCTCTGCTATTTGATACACCTATGAAACCTTGATAAAGCCACAAGCTCTTTGGGTCatctatgaaaataaaatgtttgcaCAGATGAttgctttccaattctaaacCCTGACAATGCCTACTTCTCTACATATCTTCACAACCAAGCCCAAAGTAGTTTTTACCTCGACGAGGAACTGGCATATGTTCTTGCGCTGGTCACCCTGTAGCTGAATTACTTCTCCATATTCTGGATGCTCAATTACAGTACCATTGCAGGCAAATTTCtgcaaaataaaattcaaatcaaCTCAATTAGGTATGTTAATTGTGGGAGAGGATGACACTGTCTTTTGGCATATTCTACCTACAATGTTGTTTGGATTTTGCAGCTAAAATATTGAACAATCTGACTTACACATAATAGACCAACTTGAAACACTACCACCTACCTTCTTAAATGCCTTCACTAGTTTCTTTTTATCGTAATCATCAGCGATCCCCTGGACAGTAGTGAGGGTCTTCCTGCCGTTTCTCTGTTGAATTCTTATATGGATATAATCCTCAGTCCCAGCAGGAAGCAGGTCATCACCCTTACTTGCATCAGCAAAGGGGTCTGGGAGAAAAGACAAAGTTCTTAGTGAGGGGCCTTTTAGATCTACCTTTTTTGTTTAAGTCTGGCACAAAAGGGCAAATATAATCTTTCTGTAGCTCCTCAGTACATCTTGCAGAGAGTTTTTAGAGTTCCGATAAAATTTCAAAGACCAGAATTTACACAAAAGTAGCGGTTAAGAGTTCCGAAAAGGGGCCCAATCCAGGCCTGAAGTCTCGCCCTCCCCTCGCTAACCAGCCCTTCGGACAATCTATGGCAAGAGGAACCAGAGCATGAAAGTGGCTCCGCCCCACTGACGCAACCAGGCAGCTTACAGGCCTGCATCCCCGTCCTTCAAAGCTGGCTCCGCCTCCTCTCGGGCCACGGCCTCCACGGCAACGGCCGGTGACGTGGGGGGGGATGTGACGCACGGCGGCGGGTGTGGCCAAGGCAGGCGAGAAGCCACTAGTATATGCGCCACCTTCGATTCCCGGAGGGGTACGCCCAAGGCTTGGCCCTCGTACCCACCGCTTCGAACCgcgtttgaaaaaaaaaaaatgtgatctaACACCTCCGGTCTAGCTATAAACACGGCTTGATCATCTTTCTTCCGCCCGTTCGTCCCCCAACCTCAAAGTGTTGGTGAATTAGGCCTTCAGTAGGCCCggatctccttccttcccttctccgcCCGCCCCAGCCCGCGGCCCCGCCCAGTGCTCACCGAAAGAGTGGAGGTTCTGGATAGCGGACATACGATACGATTCCTTTTCCTCGGTGGAAACGGCCTGCGGAAGGCGGTGGCGGGAGAAGGCGGGCGGGGGGGACGGAGCGTCGGGAAGCGAGGGGGCTCGAGGGGGAGGCTGCTGAGTCCTCGGCGGCGGCTCAGTGACTGGGGCGGGGGGGCGGCGCCGGCACTCACTTATATAGCCGCCCCTGTGACGCCAGCGCGCTGCCCTCACGTCCTAGCCCCACCCACGGAGCCCTGCCCCGAGCTCCTGGGGCTGTCCCACTTCCGATTggttagggagaagggaaggtgggaaggcGGCTGCGCAGTCACAGGCCACTGCGGGGGAGGGCGTTCTCTTGGCTTGGGGGAGGCTTCCTGCCCCCAACCCCACAAGCGTTTTGCGCCGTGTGGTGCGACCGAGAAGGGTGGAGAGATCCATGACGCGTGCGCACTAGATAATCGTGCCcgctctttttctcctttcccatcaCCACCTCCGTGGTCAGAGATACCCCTCCACCCTAAGAGGGAGGGGTGCGGCCGAGACATTACCAGTCAAACGTCGAGCCAAGCACCCCAGACTTGCATTGCCTAGGCTGAGTCCATTCCCCTGTAGTGCACTCAAAGAGTGTCCCTCTGCCCCAGAACTAAAGAAAAGAGAGGTCTCTGGATCTTAGTTACATCCCTCAAGTTCCACTCTTACACACTTTATTCCTTTAAAAGGCCCTCTAAATCCTGAGAAGATTCCCCCAAATCACAGAGGTGGTGTTCAGTGCTGGGTGCGAGTTTAGGATATTTACTGATAGGGTattattgataagctggagagtgtctcCCAGAAGAGCAACTAGGCTAGTGAGGATTCTCAGTCCAGGTCCCTTGAGGCCTGGTTGGAGGAACTGgggataatttaatttaatttcttctccaggctgaagCCTGAAAAACAGAAGACTTAAGTGGGCTCGGAGGGGGACGTGTGATAATTATTGAGTTCCGTTATTTGGAGGGCTCTCGGAAGGGAGATCTACGTGTCCTTGTTAGCCCCAAGGGTCAAAACCTGGAGCTAAGGGGGTGACAGAAGCAAAGAGGCCGATTTTGGCCCGTCCTAATAAGGAACATTTTCCCAAATTAGAGCCCAAAGTAGGCTGTTatgccttgggaagtagtgagttctcttttattagaggtcttcaagcagaggctgggcgACCACTCTGGGGATGTTCCATGGGTTGGgttagatcagggcttcttaaccttttggcagtctggggaagcctgagGTCCCCTTAGAATGATGTTtgtaaatgcatcaaataaaatatataaaattaccaAGGaagccaattgtattgaaatagttatcaaatattaaaaaaaaaagttcatggacccctggtTAAGAATTCCATGATTATTAAAATGAATTCTCTTCCACCTGGGACTTGGGTGGGTTGGGTATTAGTCTTGGGATCATCCATATTGGGTGTGAATTCCAGTTTTGCCACTTAGAAATTCTGTGACTATGGGCTTTAGCTTCCTCCTAAATACACAATAAGAGGGATTAgaaacaggggtgaggaacctttgggccttgaggccacatgtggccctctaggtcctcaaggtcccacccctggactaaatAATCTGAGATTCTGAGGAGCTTCCAATATATGAATCCTACAAACTCCTTGTTTACATGCCTCTGTAGCATGTGCTGTAtgaatatatcttgtttattcattcaagaagcatttgttaagtattcactatgtgctaagtactaggaatataaagaaaacaaaacaaaacaaaaacccaaacaagAAACCATCTTGAAGGATGTTTCTTAATAATGGTGCCATTGACAATGGCACCCTTACAACTTCATTCTTGATACTTTCAGGGGTAAAGAGATCTTTCTTCTAATCAGCAGATGGACCTTTTTAAGTCTTAGGGGTTGAAACTCTTGTTAAAGAGAATAGCCTCCATGTAAACTCCaacctaattattttttttttccctaggattTAAGCTTTTGTTGGAGAACCATCTCCAGCTTCACTGGAAGGTCATTAGCAGGGATGGCAAGCCCAGAGATTCACACCAGTTAATCAAATCAACAGATATTTAACATGTTCATAGAATGTTAGGAGTGATCAAAGACTAGATTTCTAGATGAACATCTAACAAGCTGCCATGTGACAGGACTTGGGCATTCAAACATGAAGCATTTATTTCAACACagattaaaaacacacacatacacatatagattgcagtttctttttttccttttttttggtttggagaggtgaggaagaagtttAAACTTCGGAGTTGATTATCAAGAGAGACAAGAGGCTGTTAGTAGAAACAGAAGTAATCAAGGTGATACTAGGTGATAAGGAGAAGTTGAGGGAAGGACTCAATAAGAATTGAGGAGACAGGGTTTAGAAAGAAAGGAGTGTATGATTAGTGATAACCTACATATAGTCACACCCTCGGCTCCTACTTTTCAATCAGTAAAGATAATGGAGTCCAATTTTCTTTACACACGAAAGTCCTAATCTGCATTGGTTTAGGGAGTTTCCTCTCTCAGGCTTCCCTTGAAATCAATGCCCGGTTCCAGTCCCAATCCTTATCCATCTTTGTTAGATGCTAATAAGGATTtgagagctaatgagatcaaAGAACCAGCTCCAGAGGAATTGCAGTTTTCCAGTAGTTGTCTGTGCTTCTAGTTGGTCAGCCTTCTCCCAAATGTATTcaacattcattcagcaaacattaatatCTTGCACCTAACCATGGACACATGAAGCTAAggtactgggggagggggaaatataaaaacaaaggaaaaaaactgtc
It encodes the following:
- the EIF1 gene encoding eukaryotic translation initiation factor 1, producing the protein MSAIQNLHSFDPFADASKGDDLLPAGTEDYIHIRIQQRNGRKTLTTVQGIADDYDKKKLVKAFKKKFACNGTVIEHPEYGEVIQLQGDQRKNICQFLVEIGLAKDDQLKVHGF